AGGATCGAGCCTGAGTCCGTATAGTTGTCACAAGGCAAGCCAAGCGCCCGCGCCGCAAGGCCCGGCGGTCTCCGGCTGTTCGCCAGTTGCCCTTGGTGGCGATTCAGCAAGCCGGCGGCGCTATCCTGTTGATACCGCCGGCCCAAGGTCCGGCGGCTTAGCCGCTACAAGCGAAATTCGCCGCATAAAGGTTATGTTTAATGCATCGGTGCGTGGCTGGAGGTAACAACGGCCTCTAGTTTAGCTATGCTGCCGACCAGTTCTACTCGTTGACGATGTAAGTGGTCCACAGCGCATCGATCCAACTCGCATTAACCTCCTTATTGCGACAGATCCTTTCGTTTCGATCTCCGCACGACAGGCGGCCCGCCTGTGCACGTACTAGCGCCACCGCCACATTGCTGCAGCCCGCTTCGGCGGGACCGCAGCGCAGGCGGGAACAAACCACCCTTGCCGAGCGTTCTTCCTCTCGGCAATCAGGAGGTGTGGCGAGTCGACACAAGTAGGGCCCGTCGGTTCCTGTCTATAATTGAGTCACATTCAACTAAAGGAAGTTCCATGACCATTTCCCTGTACGCCACCTCTGTTCCGCTCTTCAAGCAAATGCTGAACAGCGTTAGCGCTATTCTGGCCAAGACGGAAGAGCATGCTGTTGCGAAGAACATCGATCCAAGCGCAATACTGCAAGCCCGCCTGTTTCCTGATATGTTGCCCTTGATCCGCCAAGTGCAGATTGCCGCCGATTTCGCCAGGGGCGTGTCTGCACGTCTTGCCGGTGTGGAAGTTCCCAAGTACGAGGACACCGAACAGACTTTCGCGGAGTTGCAAGCGCTTATCAGCAAAACTCTGGCTTTCATCGAAGACTTCACGTCGGCACAGATCGATGGCAACGAGGAGCGCCAAATCGTTACGCGCCCGGGCACGCCGAAGGAGAAGAAATTCACTGGCCAGTCGTACCTGCTGAGTTACGGGCTTCCCCAGTTCTACTTCCATGTCACCACCACATACGCGATCCTGCGCCATAACGGTGTGGAAATTGGCAAGCGTGACTATATGGGTACGTACTGAGACTCCCTCTTTTCGGGAAGAGCTGCGGTTCGCTGTAACTTTGCGTGGTTGTTGCTTTCTCAAGGCGCCGCACAAACACATCAAGCATCGCGTGCCCATCGTCGCGGAGGACCACCGCGGTCCGCGTGTGGTCGCGCTGCGCCTCCGCGCGCGTCCGGCAGGCCGGGACGGTCGATGGTCACGCGCATCTTGTCGCGGAGGTTGTGCGAGAACTGCGCCAGCACCTCGGTGGGCGTGCCCCTGCTGAACCAAGGTTGCGGGCTGGCGCGGGGCGAGCGGATACTAAACGTGGGTGACTTGCG
This DNA window, taken from Cupriavidus sp. D39, encodes the following:
- a CDS encoding DUF1993 domain-containing protein; translated protein: MTISLYATSVPLFKQMLNSVSAILAKTEEHAVAKNIDPSAILQARLFPDMLPLIRQVQIAADFARGVSARLAGVEVPKYEDTEQTFAELQALISKTLAFIEDFTSAQIDGNEERQIVTRPGTPKEKKFTGQSYLLSYGLPQFYFHVTTTYAILRHNGVEIGKRDYMGTY